Part of the Verrucomicrobiota bacterium genome is shown below.
AACCGGGCGGCGGCCAACGCACCGGAGCGCCGGCCGCTGCTTTGTAAAAAAGGATAAGAAAAGAGATAAACACGAAAGACGACAAATCATAACTCAGTCGATGCCATCATGAAGACGACAAAAATTGTTCCCCTGCTCGCCGTTGCGGGTCTGGTTTTTTGTACCGCGGCAATCGCGGCGGATCAGCCCGAAGCCGCGCCGCTGAAACCGATCAACAAAAAGCTGACTTTCATTTACATCCCGAAGCTTGTTCACCCTTGGTATGAGGAAGTAAAGCGGGGCGTCGAGTACGGCATTCAGGAAGTGAAAAAGGAAGGCATTGACGTTGAGTACATCTGGGACGCACCGGCCCAGGCCGATGTTGATGAAGAAAACCGGAAGATCGAGGCCGCCATCTCCCGCAAGCCGGACGGATTGTGCGTTTCGTGTCTGGACCCGGCTACCAACGCCCAGTTGCTGGACGAGGCGCTCAAAGCGAAAGTCAACCTCCTGACGTTCAACGCCACGGGCGGCCCGAAATACCCGTTTGTCGGTCGAAACAAAGACACTGACGATGGCTACCAGTGCGGAAAGTACGTGGCCGAAAAGCTGGGGGGGAAGGGAAAGGTGGCCATCCTGTTGGGCAGCCTGACGGCGCCCGAGCACCAGGGGCGCGTCCAAGGTTTCAAGAAGGCGCTGGCGGAGTACCCGAACATCAAGATTGTTTTTGAACAACCTGACAACGACAACCTCGAGCAGGCGGTATCGGTCACCGAGAG
Proteins encoded:
- a CDS encoding substrate-binding domain-containing protein, translating into MKTTKIVPLLAVAGLVFCTAAIAADQPEAAPLKPINKKLTFIYIPKLVHPWYEEVKRGVEYGIQEVKKEGIDVEYIWDAPAQADVDEENRKIEAAISRKPDGLCVSCLDPATNAQLLDEALKAKVNLLTFNATGGPKYPFVGRNKDTDDGYQCGKYVAEKLGGKGKVAILLGSLTAPEHQGRVQGFKKALAEYPNIKIVFEQPDNDNLEQAVSVTESALQAHPDLNAILCCNASNPIGAARAVKNAGKAGKILIGGFDNLPETLDFVREGVILVTMAQRQWEIGYWTLRYLVAMNRGQTIPQDHDTGILMVTADTLKKIGQAQASK